From Channa argus isolate prfri chromosome 18, Channa argus male v1.0, whole genome shotgun sequence, the proteins below share one genomic window:
- the LOC137104201 gene encoding myosin light chain 5-like, producing the protein MASRKTKKKEGGAKRAQRASSNVFSMFEQTQIQEFKEAFTLIDQNRDGFIDKEDLKDTYASLGKLNVKDKELEDMLKEATGPINFTMFLNLFGEKLHGTDPEETILNAFKLFDPDAKGFIGKDELQNLLMTQADKFTSEEVKQMFQSSNIDAAGNLDYKSLCYIITHGEEQEEQ; encoded by the exons ATG GCgagcagaaagacaaagaagaaggaAGGAGGCGCCAAAAGAGCTCAGAGAGCCTCGTCCAATGTTTTCTCCATGTTCGAACAAACCCAGATCCAAGAGTTCAAGGAG GCTTTTACACTAATCGACCAAAACCGGGACGGATTCATCGATAAAGAAGACCTGAAGGACACATACGCCTCTttag GTAAACTCAACGTGAAGGACAAGGAGCTGGAGGACATGCTGAAAGAAGCCACTGGTCCCATCAACTTCACCATGTTCCTCAACCTGTTTGGAGAAAAGCTGCACG GCACTGACCCTGAAGAAACCATCCTAAACGCCTTCAAATTGTTCGACCCTGATGCCAAAGGCTTCATTGGCAAAGACGA attaCAAAACTTACTGATGACACAAGCAGACAAGTTCACATCCGAGGAG GTGAAGCAGATGTTCCAGTCATCAAATATTGATGCTGCAGGAAACCTGGATTATAAGTCTCTGTGTTACATCATCACACATGGAGAGGAACAGGAAGAGCAATGA
- the hpse gene encoding heparanase isoform X2, whose amino-acid sequence MKLVLLLLLLLSPCLLCRRADALLTRGDTNSTGNYFGSLNVSVDADLSAVIRRVDRRFLSVTIDASLASEEKFVELLRSPKIRTLAKALSPAFLRFGGTRQDFMVFTPQRYHQDSGVTADQSCDRVELPLWLEDKLKKEWTQQQLVLMREDQEKKYKRVKFTENTVDLLNSFTNCSGMDLIFGLNALLRTAENTWNSSNARSLLQYCESRRYRMSWELGNEPNSYEKKAGIRVDGDQLGRDFKHLRDLMSESKIYHDAGLYGPDVGQPRDHRADILTGFLQTGAEAIDACTWHHYYVSGRDASLDDFLDPDVLDTLTLKTKEVLKKVKLVSPGKKVWLGETSSAFGGGAAGLSDTFIAGFMWLDKLGLGARLGLDVVMRQVFIGSGFYHLVDDNLDPLPDYWLSVLYKRLVGPDVLKIAAFCDFGCSKRVRLYLHCTNTKRSGAVTLISMNLSKKLARISVPALVSSNTVDAFVLQSDQPGEAGLNSRSVKLNGQVLKMVDDKTLPDLKGSRLPPAEHLQLPAYSLAFFVLADAQAAACR is encoded by the exons ATGAAGCtcgtgctgctgctgctgttgttgttgtctccGTGTCTCCTCTGTCGTCGAGCGGACGCTCTTCTCACGCGGGGAGACACAAACTCCACCGGCAACTATTTCGGTTCGCTGAACGTGTCCGTGGACGCGGATCTGTCCGCGGTGATCCGACGCGTGGACCGGCGCTTTCTGTCCGTCACCATCGACGCCAGCCTGGCTTCGGAGGAGAAGTTCGTGGAACTGTTACG CTCTCCAAAGATAAGGACATTGGCTAAAGCATTAAGTCCAGCATTTTTAAGATTTGGGGGGACCAGACAGGACTTTATGGTGTTCACTCCTCAGAGGTATCATCAGGACTCAGGTGTCACTGCAG ATCAGTCCTGTGATAGAGTGGAGCTGCCCTTATGGCTGGAGGACAAGCTGAAGAAAGAGTGGACTCAGCAGCAGCTGGTCCTGATGAGAGAAGATCAGGAGAAGAAGTACAAGCGAGTCAAGTTTACAG AGAACACCGTCGACCTGCTGAACTCCTTCACCAACTGCTCTGGGATGGATCTGATCTTTGGGCTGAACGCTCTGCTCAGAACAGCCGAAAACACCTGGAACAGCAGCAACGCCCGCTCCCTGCTGCAGTACTGCGAGTCCAGACGGTACAGGATGTCCTGGGAGCTGGGAAACG AACCAAACAGCTATGAGAAGAAGGCCGGGATTCGGGTGGATGGAGACCAGCTGGGTCGGGACTTTAAACATCTCAGAGACTTGATGTCAGAATCCAAAATTTACCACGACGCTGGACTGTACGGTCCAGACGTGGGTCAGCCGCGAGACCACAGGGCAGACATACTGACGGG gTTCCTGCAGACTGGAGCTGAGGCCATTGACGCCTGCACCTGGCACCA TTATTATGTGAGCGGCAGAGATGCATCCCTGGACGACTTTCTTGATCCAGACGTTCTGGACACCCTGACCCTAAAGACCAAAGAGGTCCTGAAG AAAGTAAAGCTGGTGTCTCCGGGGAAGAAGGTTTGGCTGGGAGAGACGAGTTCAGCCTTTGGGGGAGGAGCTGCAGGACTGTCAGACACGTTCATAGCAGGATTCAT GTGGTTGGATAAATTAGGACTGGGGGCCCGACTTGGCCTGGATGTTGTGATGAGGCAGGTGTTCATTGGTTCTGGGTTCTACCATCTGGTCGACGACAACCTGGATCCTCTGCCT GACTACTGGTTGTCTGTTCTCTACAAGAGACTCGTTGGACCAGACGTTTTGAAAATTGCAGCATTTTGTGATTTTGGCTGCAGTAAAAGAGTGAGGCTGTATCTACACTGCACTAACACAAAGAG AAGTGGAGCAGTCACATTGATATCCATGAACCTTAGTAAGAAACTAGCCAGGATCTCTGTTCCTGCACTCGTCTCCTCCAACACAGTGGACGCTTTTGTCCTCCAGTCGGACCAGCCAGGGGAGGCGGGGCTCAACTCCAG GTCTGTGAAGCTGAATGGACAGGTGTTGAAGATGGTGGATGATAAAACGCTTCCCGATCTTAAAGGAAGCCGTCTGCCTCCAGCTGAACACCTGCAGCTTCCTGCTTATTCTCTGGCCTTCTTCGTCCTCGCAGACGCTCAGGCTGCAGCCTGTCGGTGA
- the LOC137104202 gene encoding tripartite motif-containing protein 16-like: MTFRSELKLVSEKVKVRQSLLLRGEMAQKGVQLDRDTFSCSICLDLLKDPVTIPCGHSYCMKCIKRFWDEEDGKKLHSCPQCRQTFTQRPVLVKNTMLAVLVEELKKTGLQAAPADHCYAGPEDVSCDVCTGRKLKALKSCLVCLASYCENHLQPHYESPTFQKHKLVEPCKKLQENICSRHDEVMKIFCRTDQQCICYLCSMDEHRGHDTVSAAAERTERQTELEGSRQKLQQRIQDREKEVKLLQQEVEAISLSADKAVEDSEKIFTELIRLMDKRRSDVKQQIRSQQETEVSRVKELQEKLEQDITELKRKDASLEQLSLTEDHIQFVHSYPSLSALSEPTDSTSINIRPLRYFEDVTVAVSELRDQLQDVLRETWTHVSLRLTEVDVLLPPAEPKTRAEFLKYSCEISLDPNTAHTLMLLSEGNRKVTLMSEEQSYSPHPDRFTICCQVLSRESLTGRCYWEVEWTGTGVFVAVAYKNISRTGNSNDCVFGSNNKSWTLVCIQNKYVYYHNNIQTPVSGPQSSRVGLYLDHRAGILSFYSVSETMTLLHRVQTTFTQPLHAGLCFNCYGDIAELCELK, from the coding sequence ATGACGTTTAGATCAGAGCTCAAACTAGTTTCAGAGAAAGTGAAAGTCAGACAGTCGTTGCTGCTGAGAGGTGAAATGGCTCAGAAAGGAGTTCAGCTGGACCGAGATACCTTCTCTTGTTCCATCTGTCTGGATCTACTGAAGGATCCGGTGactattccctgtggacacagctACTGCATGAAGTGTATTAAAAGGTTCTGGGATGAAGAGGATGGTAAAAAACTCCACAGCTGccctcagtgtagacagaccttcacacAGAGACCTGTCCTggtgaaaaacaccatgttagcagttttagtggaggagctgaagaagactggactccaagctgctcctgctgatcactgctatgctggaccTGAAGATGTGTCCTGTGATGTCTGCactgggagaaaactgaaagctcTCAAGTCCTGTCTGGTGTGTCTGGCTTCTTACTGTGAGAATCACCTCCAGCCTCATTATGAATCGCCAACTTTTCAAAagcacaagctggtggagccctgcaagaagctgcaggagaacatctgctctcgtcatgatgaggtgatgaagattTTCTGCCGCactgatcagcagtgtatctgttatctctgctccaTGGATGAACATAGAGGccacgacacagtctcagctgcagcagagaggactgagaggcagacagagctcgaggggagtcgacaaaaactccagcagagaatccaggacagagagaaagaggtgaagctgcttcaacaggaggtggaggccaTCAGTCTCTCTGCTGATAAAgcagtggaggacagtgagaagatcttcactgagctgatccgtCTCATGGACAAAAGAAGGTctgatgtgaagcagcagatcagatcccagcaggaaactgaagtgagtcgagtcaaagagcttcaggagaagctggagcaggacatcactgagctgaagaggaaagacgCTTcactggagcagctctcactcACAGAGGATCACATCCAGTTTGTCCACAGCTACCCCTCACTGTCAGCACTCAGTGAACCTACAGACTCCACCAGcatcaacatccgtcctctgagatactttgaggatgtgacagtagctgtgtcagagctcagagatcaaCTACAGGACGTCCTGAGAGAGACATGGACACACGTCTCACTGAGACTGACTGAAGTCGATGTTTTACTGCCACCAGCAGAACCCAAGACCAGAGCTGagttcttaaaatattcatgtgaaatctcactggatccaaacacagcacacacactgatgttattgtctgaaggaaacagaaaagtaacattGATGAGTGAAGAACAGTCTTATTCtcctcatccagacagattcaCTATATGTTGTCaggtcctgagcagagagagtctgactggacgttgttactgggaggtggagtggacagGGACAGGAGTTTTTGTAGCAGTTGCATATAAGAATATCAGCAGAACAGGGAACAGTAATGATTGTGTATTTGGAAGCAATAACAAATCTTGGACATTAGTTTGTatccaaaacaaatatgtttattatcacaacaacatccaaactcccgtctcaggtcctcagtcctccagagTAGGactgtacctggatcacagagcaggtattctgtccttctacagcgtctctgaaaccatgactctcctccacagagtccagaccacattcactcagcctctacatgctggactttGTTTCAATTGTTATGGAGACATTGCTGAGTTGTGTGAACTCAAAtag
- the hpse gene encoding heparanase isoform X1, producing the protein MKLVLLLLLLLSPCLLCRRADALLTRGDTNSTGNYFGSLNVSVDADLSAVIRRVDRRFLSVTIDASLASEEKFVELLRSPKIRTLAKALSPAFLRFGGTRQDFMVFTPQRYHQDSGVTADQSCDRVELPLWLEDKLKKEWTQQQLVLMREDQEKKYKRVKFTENTVDLLNSFTNCSGMDLIFGLNALLRTAENTWNSSNARSLLQYCESRRYRMSWELGNEPNSYEKKAGIRVDGDQLGRDFKHLRDLMSESKIYHDAGLYGPDVGQPRDHRADILTGFLQTGAEAIDACTWHHYYVSGRDASLDDFLDPDVLDTLTLKTKEVLKKVKLVSPGKKVWLGETSSAFGGGAAGLSDTFIAGFMWLDKLGLGARLGLDVVMRQVFIGSGFYHLVDDNLDPLPDYWLSVLYKRLVGPDVLKIAAFCDFGCSKRVRLYLHCTNTKSYRSGAVTLISMNLSKKLARISVPALVSSNTVDAFVLQSDQPGEAGLNSRSVKLNGQVLKMVDDKTLPDLKGSRLPPAEHLQLPAYSLAFFVLADAQAAACR; encoded by the exons ATGAAGCtcgtgctgctgctgctgttgttgttgtctccGTGTCTCCTCTGTCGTCGAGCGGACGCTCTTCTCACGCGGGGAGACACAAACTCCACCGGCAACTATTTCGGTTCGCTGAACGTGTCCGTGGACGCGGATCTGTCCGCGGTGATCCGACGCGTGGACCGGCGCTTTCTGTCCGTCACCATCGACGCCAGCCTGGCTTCGGAGGAGAAGTTCGTGGAACTGTTACG CTCTCCAAAGATAAGGACATTGGCTAAAGCATTAAGTCCAGCATTTTTAAGATTTGGGGGGACCAGACAGGACTTTATGGTGTTCACTCCTCAGAGGTATCATCAGGACTCAGGTGTCACTGCAG ATCAGTCCTGTGATAGAGTGGAGCTGCCCTTATGGCTGGAGGACAAGCTGAAGAAAGAGTGGACTCAGCAGCAGCTGGTCCTGATGAGAGAAGATCAGGAGAAGAAGTACAAGCGAGTCAAGTTTACAG AGAACACCGTCGACCTGCTGAACTCCTTCACCAACTGCTCTGGGATGGATCTGATCTTTGGGCTGAACGCTCTGCTCAGAACAGCCGAAAACACCTGGAACAGCAGCAACGCCCGCTCCCTGCTGCAGTACTGCGAGTCCAGACGGTACAGGATGTCCTGGGAGCTGGGAAACG AACCAAACAGCTATGAGAAGAAGGCCGGGATTCGGGTGGATGGAGACCAGCTGGGTCGGGACTTTAAACATCTCAGAGACTTGATGTCAGAATCCAAAATTTACCACGACGCTGGACTGTACGGTCCAGACGTGGGTCAGCCGCGAGACCACAGGGCAGACATACTGACGGG gTTCCTGCAGACTGGAGCTGAGGCCATTGACGCCTGCACCTGGCACCA TTATTATGTGAGCGGCAGAGATGCATCCCTGGACGACTTTCTTGATCCAGACGTTCTGGACACCCTGACCCTAAAGACCAAAGAGGTCCTGAAG AAAGTAAAGCTGGTGTCTCCGGGGAAGAAGGTTTGGCTGGGAGAGACGAGTTCAGCCTTTGGGGGAGGAGCTGCAGGACTGTCAGACACGTTCATAGCAGGATTCAT GTGGTTGGATAAATTAGGACTGGGGGCCCGACTTGGCCTGGATGTTGTGATGAGGCAGGTGTTCATTGGTTCTGGGTTCTACCATCTGGTCGACGACAACCTGGATCCTCTGCCT GACTACTGGTTGTCTGTTCTCTACAAGAGACTCGTTGGACCAGACGTTTTGAAAATTGCAGCATTTTGTGATTTTGGCTGCAGTAAAAGAGTGAGGCTGTATCTACACTGCACTAACACAAAGAG ttacAGAAGTGGAGCAGTCACATTGATATCCATGAACCTTAGTAAGAAACTAGCCAGGATCTCTGTTCCTGCACTCGTCTCCTCCAACACAGTGGACGCTTTTGTCCTCCAGTCGGACCAGCCAGGGGAGGCGGGGCTCAACTCCAG GTCTGTGAAGCTGAATGGACAGGTGTTGAAGATGGTGGATGATAAAACGCTTCCCGATCTTAAAGGAAGCCGTCTGCCTCCAGCTGAACACCTGCAGCTTCCTGCTTATTCTCTGGCCTTCTTCGTCCTCGCAGACGCTCAGGCTGCAGCCTGTCGGTGA